The Phycisphaerales bacterium DNA window GCGCTGCTCGGTGATGTCGGTGTTGGTGCCGAACCAGCGGACGATCTTCCCCTGCTCGTCTCGGATCGGCACCGCCCGCGAGAGGAACCAGCGGAACTCGCCGTCCTTGCCCCGCAGCGGGAACGTGTCCTCCCACTCCTCGCCCGACGCGATCGCCTGCTTGAAGTGCTCGGTCACGCTCTCGACGTGGTCGGGGTGGTGCACGCTCCGCCAGCCCCACCCCTGCATCTGCTCGAATGTCGTGCCGGTGTACTCGTACCAGCGTTTGTTGTACCAGTTGATCCAGCCGCTCGGGTCGGTGGTCCACGCCAGCTGCGACATGTTGTCGGCAAGGTCGCGGAACCGCTCCTCGCTGTGCGAGAGGGCCTCCTCCGCCTCCTTGCGGGCGGTGATGTCGGTGCGGATCGCGACGTAACTCTCGGGCTTCCCCGCCAGGTTGAGCATCGGCACGACCGTCGTGTCCACCCAGTAGTAGGTGCCGTCCTTGCGGCGGTTACGGATCTCCCGCCGCCACACCCGCCCCGCGGCGATGGTGCGGTACATCTCCGTCCAAAAGGTCCTGGGGTGCAGCCCGCTGTTGAGCAGCCGGTGATTCTGCCCGATCAGCTCCTCGCGCGAATAGCCCGAGATCTCCACGAACTTGTCGTTGACGAACTGGATGGTGCCGGCGGCGTCCGTGGCCGCGACGATCGAGGCCGCATCGAGGGCTTGCTTGTAAAAGTCCAGCTCGCGCTGGGCCTCCTTGCGCTCCGAGGCGTCCAGCACCATGACGTAAAAACCGACAACTTCGCCGCGCTCGTCGCGCCGGGGCACGTAGTACGCCTCGATCCACCGGGCCTTGCCGTGCCGGTAGGGCGCGGGGACCTCGAACCGCACGCTCTCGCCCGCGAGCGCCCGGTCCAAGTAGGGCCGCAGTTTCTCGACCACCTCCTCACCCAGCACCTCGCCCATCGTGCGGCCGACCACCTCCTCGCGCTGGCGCCCGAACCACGCCTCGTACGCGCCGTTGATGAACCGGTACACCAGCCCGCGGTCGACGAACGAGATCAGCGCCGGCACCGCGTCGGTCATCTCGCGAATCTGCGTCTCGCTCTCGCGGAGCTGCTGCGTGATGCGCACCTCTTCCGTCACGTCCTTGATCAGCCCCACCAGGCGCGGCGGGCCGCCCTCGTGCACCACGTTGGCCCGCACCTCCACCCAGACGATGGACCCGTCGGGGCGCAGGTACCGCTTGTGGCGGCGGATCGGCCGGCGCTCCAGGGCCTGCTGCTGCGCCTCTTCGTCGGACGCGAGGTCATCGGGGTGGGTGAAGTCGCGCGGCCGCTTGCCCGCGATCTCCGCGGGGTCGCGTCCAAGGATGCGGGCGTACTCGTAGTTCAGCCGCAGGATCTGGTTGGTGTGCAGGTCGAGCTCAACCACGCCGATGGGCGCGTGCTCAAAGGCCGATCGGAACCGCGCCTCGCTGTCCCGCACGCGCACCAGGGCCGTGCGTTCGCTCAGGCGGGCCCGCCGCCCCATGGCGCCCACCACGGCGGTGACCGCCATCGACGCCGCGTTGATGACGATGTTGGCCGCGTCGTGCGTGTCGGGGACGATGAACGAGAAGCGCTGCGGCACGAAGAGCAACCAGCCCAGCAGCACCGATACGACCGACGTCGCCAGCCCCGCCCGCAGCCCCCACAGCCACCCCACCACGATGATCCAGGGGAAGAAGAAGCTGAATGCGGCCCGCGGCCCGACCAGCGGCTCGAACAGCATCCGCATGCCCGCGAGCCCGACTGCGCCCGCGATGCCCAGCAGCACGCCGGTGCTTGGCTGCTTCCATATGAGAGGTGATGGGTCGGGCCGGTCCATCTGGAAGGGTGACTCTAGAGGACAGATCCGGACATGCGCGTGAAGAATGGCTCACGGGCGCGCAAGCACGCCAAGAGCGGCATTGAAACCCCGCTGGCAGCCGGTGGATGTGCTAGCGCTGAGTTGGTGTTCAACCGGCTCGAACCACCGCGCGACGGCGCCGTGGCAACGCGCCGAGTGCCGCCAGCACCAGCACCGACCAGGGCGACGGGATCGCCCCGCCCGCGAACAGCCCGGTGTTGGGCTGCGTCTCCCACCCGATCTCCAGCAGGCGGGCGCGGTGGATGAGGTCGGGGCCGATGTCGTACAGCTCGTAGCGCGCCCACGCGTAGTGGAGCCCGCCCTCCAGGTCGGTGAAGCGGATGCCGAAAAAGCTGGGTGTTGTGTCCGTGGGGGATTCCGGCAGCCAGCGGAAGTACCCGCCCGGGCCGTGCCGGTGCTCGCTGCCGCTGGTGCGCAGCACCGCGCCCCACGGCAGGTTGGGCCCGACAAAGTCGCCCAAGGCCAGCCGCACCAGCGAGACCTCCGCCCGCTCGCGCCCGTACGCGTACGTGTGCATCCAGTGGTACGCCTCGTGGTCGGGCCCGCTGTGTGCCTCGATGCCGAAGAGCTCGAGGTCCAGCCGTCCGTCGGCGTTGATGTCGATGACCTGCCCGGGCAAGAAGGGTCGGTCGGGGTTGACGTCGATGACCGTCACGCCGGCAACCGCGCCGGGGGCCATGGAGAGAAGGCAGGCAGCAGCGAGTGGTGCACGCATGGCGGACGGTCTCCGGTGCCGCCCCAGCGGCCCTTCGGGGGGCGGTGATCGGTGATGAGCAGGACGCACGCGGCGCAGGGCGGGATGAGAACAGGCTTGGGCGGGCGCAGGTGGCTGTGGATCGGGCGGTTGCGCGCGGGTCCCTGAGAGCGTCAAACTGGGGTGTTTCAGCTGCGATGGCATTCGCGCGGTTCGCAACCGGGTTGTGAGCGCCGTCAGCCATCGGCGTAGTTCCCCCGCTGGGTCTTGCTCGGCCGGTCCAGGGCCTGCACGAGGTAACGAAGGGCGTCCACCGCATGGTCGTGCCCATCCTTCACGGGGTTGGGGTCCTCGGGCCGCTTGGGGTCGAAGTGGTACTTCTCCAGGCACTCAATGAGCGTCGTGCACCGCTTGTGCACGAACAGGCGCGGCCTCTCGCCGGTCGCGGGTGCGAGTCGGGCCCGCACCAGGTTCAGCCCCTCGTTCACCATCGCGCGGCTGATGCGGGTGGTGTAGCCGTGCTGGTGCAGGATCGGGATCGGCGCGTTCCCGGTCTCCTGATTCTGCTGGAATCCCG harbors:
- a CDS encoding PAS domain S-box protein gives rise to the protein MDRPDPSPLIWKQPSTGVLLGIAGAVGLAGMRMLFEPLVGPRAAFSFFFPWIIVVGWLWGLRAGLATSVVSVLLGWLLFVPQRFSFIVPDTHDAANIVINAASMAVTAVVGAMGRRARLSERTALVRVRDSEARFRSAFEHAPIGVVELDLHTNQILRLNYEYARILGRDPAEIAGKRPRDFTHPDDLASDEEAQQQALERRPIRRHKRYLRPDGSIVWVEVRANVVHEGGPPRLVGLIKDVTEEVRITQQLRESETQIREMTDAVPALISFVDRGLVYRFINGAYEAWFGRQREEVVGRTMGEVLGEEVVEKLRPYLDRALAGESVRFEVPAPYRHGKARWIEAYYVPRRDERGEVVGFYVMVLDASERKEAQRELDFYKQALDAASIVAATDAAGTIQFVNDKFVEISGYSREELIGQNHRLLNSGLHPRTFWTEMYRTIAAGRVWRREIRNRRKDGTYYWVDTTVVPMLNLAGKPESYVAIRTDITARKEAEEALSHSEERFRDLADNMSQLAWTTDPSGWINWYNKRWYEYTGTTFEQMQGWGWRSVHHPDHVESVTEHFKQAIASGEEWEDTFPLRGKDGEFRWFLSRAVPIRDEQGKIVRWFGTNTDITEQRATEEKLRTVLSELARHKEQLEALVTERSMALERSHEQLRRSERMASLGTFAAGLGHDLHNSLLPLRVHIEELARASRELPTIAENVHAIEAIVGYLGSLSRGMRLFSRDVNQDTDRTDTDLTEWKMDACRFFQSSVPREVKVTCDIQPGLPRVAVAPHRLSQAILNLVTNAGDAILSARGPGGSGSIIVRAEKGADGKVVMRVTDDGAGMTEHVRRRAIEPYFTTKARGQGGTGMGLAMVFGIVSNAGGTVDIKSKPGEGTSIELTLPAAHREEASTSLVFAHVTLQNRRVAAYVAVVLQALGLRAVHHAPTASDASDLWVTDAASTPAARVRMFLEAHPGGKVVVIGGTPEHTRAGAHTAPAEAPLSGLRTTIVTAAGGS